The Terriglobus sp. TAA 43 sequence TGGGAATTCTCCGTCGCAGCCTGCGCGATTATCTACGCAAACATCCGCATGTCGTCAGCATTGAAGAGCCTCCGTACAACGAAGGCGGCCAGGGCGCAACGCTGGTTCAGTTGCGCCAATAACGTTTATCACTTCGGTGGCCATACCGGCTGCGCATAGGGCAGCACCTCTGTGCGTCCATACGGATTTGGCTTGTTCTTTTGTTGAGCATCCCACTTGAGATTTTCAGGCTGGTATCCCGGACTCAAGGCTGCCGCTGCGCATCGGTCGAAAACGCTGCTGGCCAGGTGCGACTGGTCTGGCACAGTGCGTCGTTTGGCGACGCCCCACTTCAGCAGACTCCATTCGTCATGTGCCGCTCCCTCTGCTGAAACTGGGTCAAGATTCTGTATGTACTTGGCTTCTGCGTCGGGAAGAAACTCTAATCCGCATTCCTTCGCCTTGTTCATCATCCATCCCAGTGTGATGTCTGCCAGATGTGAATCGGCATAGCTGCCGCCCACATCGCAGTGGACTCCGGCAAACCAAACCTGCTCAACGCGTCCATCGTTTGCGAGATAGCTTCCGTCTTTCGCGGTCCACAGCGTTGGTTGGAAAGCTGCTCGCCGTTCATCAATGCTCACGGCATGAAAGGCACGGTCCACGCAGTCGCTCAGCGTGGTGTCCAGGAATCCGTATTCCTTGTCGTTCAGAAAATGGAACATGCCACCGGGAATGCCCAATGCGCCGACTGTATCCCACACGCCGATCATGGCGATGTGCACATCCTGCAGATCGTAGGACTGTTTGAGTTGTGCCTTTAGGGCGGCGCGCTTGTCCTTATCGCTTTCACGGTATGCAGCGAAGATCTCGGCAGTGGTTGCGTTCGACAGGTTCTTTGTCGGAACTCCGAATGCCGCAATCATTCCGCCCACGCTGCGCGCCGTATAAGCTCCGCGACTAAAGCCGAACAGATAAATGCTGTCACCCGGATCGTAGACATGCGACAGGAACGAGTAGCAATCCTGCACCTTCTCAAACAGCCCCTGCCCCATGGCACCGCCGGTCAAATGGTCCACCGGATTGCCCTTCGTTCCAACGCCGCTGTCGTAGAACTTCAATTGCGTATCGGTGTCCGGTATGGCGCAGTAAATCTTCCAGACGTTGGTGCCCCCACCGTCATCCGTTACACCCGGCGGGCTGTTCCATGTTCCATCTGCACAAAGGATGATCTTCTTCATTCCGTGCCTCTTCACTGGGGAAAATCTGGTCGCGCACATTATGGGTTTGCGAATAAAGCGAATGCAAGGGGAATTGCTACGGGAATTTCTGCACGCTTCGTCGCTCCCTTTGCGATTGCGCCCAAGCATGTGCGCTGCGGTGATACTGTGGGCGCAGGGAGTTGCTATGCCGCATTGCACACACACGGATGAGATTCAGGATGTTTCACCAAACACCAACGGTTGCGAGGAGTGTTTGAAGACAGGTGGCCGATGGGTGCATCTTCGTCTATGCCTGACCTGCGGCCATGTAGGCTGCTGCGACCAATCGGTAGGGAAGCATGCCACCAAGCATTTTCATGCAACGAACCACGCCATCATGCAATCCATTGAGCCCGGTGAGAGCTGGGGCTGGTGTTACATCGACCAGGTGATGCTCGAGTTCGAATAGACGCGATGGAAGATCATTCGGATACAGCTTCTGTTCTGGAAGAAATACGCGCGTTGGAACCCATCTTTCATACGCAAGCATTCGGCACGTCGATGGATGATTTTGCGCGTCGCATGGTCGATGAATACTGGGAGATCGGTGCTTCCGGCGCGCGTTACGATCGCGCCTTCATCCTCAAGCATCTCGCTTCGACACCCCCGGTGGACGCAAAAGCTGCGGGTTGGATTACTTCACATCATGAGGTCCGGCGTCTTTCTGCTGACACCTTCCTGCTGACTTACAAACTGCAACAGGTGGAACGCGTTACATGGCGTTCCACAGTCTGGCGACGCTCCGAACAGGGTTGGCAGATCGTCTTCCATCAGGGAACCGTCATTTCCTCATAGTGGATCTCATTGCTTCAATTTTCTTGACGTCTCATATGGTTGTATATACAACCATATTCAGAAAGCGATCGAAGAGGTGTGCATGCGACTGCTCAAGAGTATTTTCGGATTTCTTTTTGTTCTAGGTGGACTTGTGTCTGCGCAGGCGCCAGCCAACCCTTCATCACTTCCAACCGTGCCGACAACGAAGGTCCTTGCGATTGGCAGTGTGACTGCTGCCGGGGCTGGTGCGAACCGCGTAAGTATCATGCCGCAGGAGGTCTCGGCTACGGTGCGGCTTTACCTTGGCGGCAAGATTGACCAGTGGTACGTGCGCAAGGACAAGCCAGGAGTGGTGTTCCTGATGAATGTGTCCACTCCCGACGAGGCGCATGAACTGCTGGAGAAGCTGCCGTTGGGGGTGGCCGGCATGATGACATTTGATCTGATCCCGGTGGGGCCACTGAGTCCGTTGAATTACCTTCTTCCTAAGGAGAAGTGAAACGGTGTTCTGCTATTGCGCGGAAGCGCGCCGCGTTTCTCGCCTACTCACCGCGAAGTACGATGCGGCGCTGGCGCCGGTGGAACTTACGTCGGCTCAGTTTGAAACGCTCAGCGTGTTGCATGCCATGGAGCGTTGCAGTGGTCGCGTGCTCGCGCAGAAACTCATGGTCGATAAGACGACGCTATCGCGCAATCTGTGTGGCATGATCAAAGCCGGTCTTGTAGCCGCGAAGGGCTCCCCCGATGATGCGCGACAGGCGGCCTATTCATTGACACCGGCTGGTCGCCGAAAATTGGCGAAGGCGCAGCCACTTTGGCAGGCGGTCCACGAAGAAATTAGCCTCCAGCTTGGTTCGCATGCTGCATCCGCGGAGAAAGTGCTCCAGAGGATGGCCGCGGCACTGTAACAACATCCCGCGAAACGCTAAGATTGGCTGCATGAGTAAGCTGCGAACCAGCGCATCGGCGCCCATCACTGTGCAGAGCGAAATCCGCGCCATGAGCGTGTTATGCGAACAGGTGGGCGGCATCAACATGTCGCAGGGCATCTGCGATACGGATGTTCCTGCGGTTGTGATGGAAGGCGCGAAGGCCGCAATGGACGCGGGCTTCAACATCTACACGCGGCTGGATGGCATTGCACGTCTGCGTGATGCGGTGGCGGCCGACTGGTCGCGACGCAATGGTGTGCACGTCGATCCCGAACGTGAAGTGCTCATCACCAGCGGTGCTACTGGCGCGTTTTACTGCGCGGCACGTGGACTGATGGATCCCGGCGATGAAGTCATCCTGTTTGAACCGATGTACGGCTATCACATCTACACTCTGCGTGGCCTCGGGCTTGAGCCGGTGATTGCACCGCTGGAGTATGGCACCTGGGCCTTGGATGTGGATGCGTTGCGTGCGGTCATCACTCCGAAGACACGCGCGATTGTGTTGAATACACCTTCGAATCCCTGCGGTAAGGTCTTCACGCGAGAAGAACTGCAGGCGGTTGCAGACATTGCCATTGAGCAGGATCTGTTTGTGCTCTCCGACGAAATCTACGAGCACTTCATCTATCCCGGCCACACGCACATCAGCATCGCCACGTTGCCGGGAATGAAGGAACGCACGGTCACCATCTCCGGTTTTTCAAAGACGTACAGCGTAACGGGATGGCGTGTGGGTTATCTGATTGCCGATGCGAAGTGGATACCCGCCATCGGCTTCTTTGCCGACACGGTATACATCTGCGCTCCTGCGCCGTTCCAACATGGTTGCGCGGCAGGGCTTGAGTTTTTACCACCATCGTTCTACACGGAGCTTGCTGCGGAGCACGATCGCAAACGCGCGCAGACCGTAGCTGCGTTGCAGGATGCGGGTCTTACGCCGCATATACCGGATGGCGCGTATTACATCGTTGCCGATGCAACTCCGCTTCATGGAACTACAGCAGCGGAGAAGGCGCGTGATCTGCTGGCGCGCACCGGTGTCGCTGCAGTTGCGGGTTCCGCGTTCTTTCGCAAGGGCGGTGGCGAGAATCTGTTGCGCTTCTGCTTTGGCAAACGCGATGCCGATCTGGATGAGGCATGCGAGCGTTTGCGGAGCCTATCAAGCAAATAGCTAAAGCACGCTGAGGAAGTTCACCAGGTCCTGCTTCTCACGTTCGCTGTAATGCGCTTGATAACGACGATCGTAGAAGTCCACAACGGCACGTAGGTTCTTCGCAGAGCCAGCAGTGAAGTACGGCGCACGTGCAGGCAATGCACGCAGTTGCTGCATCACCAACGAACCTACGTCTGCGCATTTGCCTGTAATCAGTGCGCGTCCAGGATCGTTCGTATAAATCACGCGACCCAGGTAAGGATGCGGCGTCGCCTTCGCATTGCAGGTGATCTTGAATAGCGGAAGATCTTTCTGATCGCCTGCCCACGGCAGCGAGGATGTGCCAATGTCCATCCACGCCTGTGTCGTAGCTGCGCCGGTGCGACGTTCACTGTGACACGTGGTGCATGTTCCTTGCGTAGTTTTTCCGTTCTTCAGATTCGCTGTCTGCGTAATCGCAAAGGTGCGTGACGAGAAGACAACGCTGCCGCGTTCTACAGAACGGCGGAACTCATTTTCGGGTGCGTTCGAAGTACCTGCCCAATTCGCAAGTGTCATACCGTTGCCGTCAGGAAGAGCGGCAGCGCGCGCCAGATTCCATGAGCCCAGCAGCGCAGGCGCGCCAAAGCTGGAGATGTCGCCGCCGGTGTCGTCGTGTCCCTGCGAAACGAAGACCTGACGCTCAAAGGCAACGATGCTTTGCATGTCGTCGGCAGAGATATTGCCGCTGCCCTGCATGTGTTTGTGAAAGGCATCCTGCGCCTGTGCTTCCAGCGTTGTTGCGCGGCTGTCCGCAGTGAACGCGTCGGCAGATTCCAGATAACGCAGGTTCGCCGCCATGCGCGGGCGGCGATATACCGAGACGGAAGGACTCATAGCATGCAGTCCGTAGGTCTTGCCGCTATTGCAACCCGTGGGATCGCGCATGACTTCCATGCGGAACTCCGGCGTAACGCCTTCGGCGGGCCACTGCTGTTGAATGCGGAAGAGACCTTTTTCCAGCAGCAACGAATGCGATGCGCGATCATTCTGAGGCAGGTCGGGGCAGTTTGATCCATCCACAGCAGCGAAGACCGCATCGTGTCCTGTGGTTTGCAGCCAGCGTTCCTGTAGCTTCTCTGGCGTCACACTCATGCCGTTCGAAAGCTGATGGCATGTGACGCATCCGCGACCATTGGTGCCCAGCGGTCGGAAGAAAGGATGCTGACCGGAGGTGAGGTCGCCTGCGGTGTTGTAGATGAGCAGGTCGCCACTGCTGTCCTTGAAGACTGAGGAGAAAGGCATGCGTTCATTGCTGCCAGCTTCCCACCACGCGGGTGCGCCACCGTATTGGCCCATGGTGCCAAGAACGATCACGGCCACAGCCACCGCACCGCAGCCAACGGCGGCGATTCGCTTCAGACGCATTCGGACTGGAAGCTGCAACAAGGGATTGACCCCTCACGCAAAAGCAGATTGAAACAGCGGTATTGCAAGATATACCACCGCGCCGCCAAAAATAGTTCGTTTTGTTACCAAATAATTAGCCGCCCGCTGAGGCAAAGAAAAACGGCGCAGCCGAAGCCGCGCCGTTTTCGAGTTGGTGTTCTTTACTGCTGAGCAGGTGGGCGACGCGTCGTGTTTGCGTCGGGCTTGCCGCCGGGATTCCATGTCGGCTTCCAGTTGGTGTCTGCCAGCCAACGCACGGGGCCTTCCATGGAAGCAATCGCTGCGGTCATATGCGTGAAGTCGATCGTCTTCAACTCGTCAGAGACCTGGTGATAATCCGTGTGCAGACCAAAGGACGAAACAGTCTGCGCAATGATGCCTTGGCGCGCCAGCGCAATGTTGTCGCTGCGCATGAAGAACTGTTCCTTGGGATGCGGATCAGCCACGATGTTTGCGCCATGCTTTGCCAGTTCAGGACCCAGGTTGCTGCGCTCGTAGCCGGTTAGCCACAGCGTGCCTTCCTTTACCGCGGCATCGGGGCGGCCAATCATCTCGAACTCCAGGTTCGCCACCAACGATTCCAGCGGCACCGGCGGATGCGCAAGGAAGCCGCGCGCTCCATAGCCACCCATCTCTTCGCTGCCAAAGAGCGCAAAGACGATGGTGCGCTTCGGAGCTTTGCCCGCTGCCAATACGCGCGCAAGATTCAGCACGGCTGTGGTGCCGCTGGCATCGTCGTCTGCGCCGTTGTAGATTGCGTCGCCGTTCTTCGGCTCTTTCAACACGCCCAGATGGTCAAGATGCGCAGTCAGCAGGATCACTTCGCTCTTCAGCTTCGGATCGCTGCCGGGCAGCATCGCGATGGCGTTCCACGTTTCGGTACGCGGCGTGTCTTCGAAGGTGGCTAACCGCTGCTTCATGCGGTCGTTCATGCGCGAGGTCAGATCGACAGGAATCTTCTGTAGGAAGGTGCCGTCGTCGCCAGCAGGTTTTAGGCCAAGTCCCTCGAACACAGTCGCGCAATATTGTGCTGCGAGATGTTCATCGCGCGTCAGGCTGCCGCGTCCGTGCAGCGTGTCGCTGGCCAGGAAATCCATGTCGGCATGCACATGCGCAGCAAGCGCCACGGTGTTCGTTTGGGCTGAGGTTTTTTTCGCCGGTCCGGCAGCGTAAGAGGGTACAGCGGCAAGCGCCGCGAGGGCAAAGGCAGTCAGAAATCTGGAACGCATACCGGAGACTGTACTGTTCCCGACACAGTAAGAGCAACTGTATCTATCAGAATTCAATGCCCCGCTGCGCCAGGATGCCGCGTGTGTAGGCGTGCTTCACTTCGCGCATCTCTGTGACGGTATCAGCCAGTTCCACCAGCAGCGGATGTGCGTTGCGTCCTGTCAGGATCACGTGCAGCATCTGTGGCCTTTCTTTCAATGCGTCCGCCACTGCCTCAGCGTTAAGCATGTCGTACCCAATCACATAGTTGATCTCGTCGAGCACGATCAGATCCCACTCGCCAGAGTGCATCTCGCGAACCGCTTCCTGCCACGCTTCCTCTACCATGCGCAGATCTTCGGGATCTGTTTCTGCGCCGCCAACTTTTACAAAGCCGCGACCCATCTGTCGGATAACGAGATCGCTACCAAAGCGTTCAGCAGCATCAAGTTCGCCGTAATGCCACGAGCCTTTTAAAAATTGCAGTACCAGAACCCGCAGGCCATTGCCTGCGGCGCGCATCGCAGTGCCCAGTGCAGCAGTAGTTTTGCCTTTGCCAGCGCCCGTGTGGATGATGAACAGCCCTTGCCGCTGTGTGCCTGCATCTGTCATGAAATTCAGTATGTCCTTAGTGGCCCAGGTGATACGGATGTCCTTGCAGAATGGTCGACGCGCGATAAATCTGTTCCGACAACACCAGCCACGCGAGTTCATGCGGCAAAGTCATTGCGCCCAATGAGATCCGCAGGTCCGCTAATTTTCGTGCTTCCTCTGACCAACCGTCTGCAGGGCCGATGGCCAACATCAAGCGCCGAATGCCGTTGTCGCGCGCTTCACGAATGCGTTCTGCGAATGCAACTGAGTCCAGTGATTTGCCACCAAGATCAGCGATCCAGAAGAGCGCGGCACTAGCGCGTTTTTCATCTCCTACAAAATCCATCAACATTTTTTCCACGCGAAAAACACGCGCCGTTGATGGCAATGTTTTGCCGCAGCGTTGTAAATAGTCATGCGCAACAGACTCAAGCGCGGGCTGATGCGCAGCTCCGGGGCGCACAGAGAGCAACGTCACTTGAATCGCCATCGGTGCACCTTTCTATCGCGATGATTTTGAGGATTGTGGTCTATGTAATTTGCAAGAAATTTATATGAAAAAGCAGATATATCAGGTACGTCTCGCAGCGCTGAAGCTGTCATAACACGTCATAAGTTGCCATATCCCCGTGACATCACATTCCAGTCCCATATTGGTACTTCTCTTGCAATACACAACTGCGGAAGGCTGTCCCCCCTTTGGATTTTGGCCGCGAGGTCGAGTCTTGCTCATGACAGTTCTCTCTTGAGGATACGCATTAATGAAGAAACAATTTGTCCGTCTCGCCTTGGCAGCGGTCACTCTCGCCGGTGCTCCGGTACTCCTGTCTCCCTCAGTATTTGCGCAGGCTGTCTCAGTTAACGGTGGTGCTATCAGCGGTACCATCACTGATCCTTCTGGCGCGGTCGTCAGCGACGCTTCGATCTCCGTTTCGAACGCTGAAACCGGCTTTAAGCGTGATCTGACCACTGACAAGTCTGGCTTCTACCAAATTGGACCGCTGAATCCCGGCAAGTACGTTCTGACCGTGACAGCTTCCGGTTTTCAAACGACGACCGTTCAGACGGTTGTGCGTACCGGTACCGCCACGAACGGCAACTTCAAGCTGAACATCGGTCAGTCATCGACGGAAATCAGCGTCAGCACGAGTGACGTGCAGATCAACACCGATCAGGGCGGCGTTTCCGACGTGATCACGAAGCAGCAGATCGACACGCTGCCGATCAACGGCCGTAACTTCCTTGATCTTGCGCAGATCGAGCCGGGCGTCATTCTGCAGTCGGGCGAATCATTCGATCCCACCAAGGCTGGTTATTCGGCTATCTCCGTTGGCGGTGTTTCTGGCCGTACGACCCGCATCCTTCTGGATGGACAGGACATCACGGACGAGACCGTGGGCACCACGATCTTCAATGTGTCCGCTGGTGCGATCAACGAATTCCAGTTGAACCGTTCCACGCAGGACGTATCGGGTGAGTTGACGTCGACCGGCCAGGTGCTGGTTTCGACCAACAGTGGTACGAACCAGTTCCACGGCCAGGCGTTCTATCAGTTCCAGGATCATCGCGCACTGTTTGCTCACGCACAGAATGGCTTTGACGCTCCGTTCCAGCGCAACCAGTTTGGTGGCAGCATCGGCGGACCGATCATCAAGGACAAGCTGTTCTTCTTCGCGAACGCTGAGCGCATCAAGCAGGATTCTTCGGCAGTAGCTTCGCTGGGAACGTTGTTTACCTCGATCTCTGCAACGCATCCGACGATCCCGACGCCGTACCGCGAGACCTATTCCACTGTTCGTCTGGACTACAACGGACCGTGGGGCGCTCACTTCTTCGTGCGTGCGAACTACAACGTAAACTCGGTCGCTTCCAACTACGGTGATGGCTACTGGCTCTATGCGAACCGTGACAACACGCCGGGCATTGCAGCCGGTGCGGATTTCACCAGCGGTGGCGGCAAGTTCACGCACTCCTTCCGTGGATCGTATGAGAAGTTCCATAACCTGATCTCGGACTCGAGCACCAATC is a genomic window containing:
- a CDS encoding DUF2235 domain-containing protein, translating into MKKIILCADGTWNSPPGVTDDGGGTNVWKIYCAIPDTDTQLKFYDSGVGTKGNPVDHLTGGAMGQGLFEKVQDCYSFLSHVYDPGDSIYLFGFSRGAYTARSVGGMIAAFGVPTKNLSNATTAEIFAAYRESDKDKRAALKAQLKQSYDLQDVHIAMIGVWDTVGALGIPGGMFHFLNDKEYGFLDTTLSDCVDRAFHAVSIDERRAAFQPTLWTAKDGSYLANDGRVEQVWFAGVHCDVGGSYADSHLADITLGWMMNKAKECGLEFLPDAEAKYIQNLDPVSAEGAAHDEWSLLKWGVAKRRTVPDQSHLASSVFDRCAAAALSPGYQPENLKWDAQQKNKPNPYGRTEVLPYAQPVWPPK
- a CDS encoding ubiquitin carboxyl-terminal hydrolase 14, producing the protein MPHCTHTDEIQDVSPNTNGCEECLKTGGRWVHLRLCLTCGHVGCCDQSVGKHATKHFHATNHAIMQSIEPGESWGWCYIDQVMLEFE
- a CDS encoding DUF4440 domain-containing protein; translated protein: MEDHSDTASVLEEIRALEPIFHTQAFGTSMDDFARRMVDEYWEIGASGARYDRAFILKHLASTPPVDAKAAGWITSHHEVRRLSADTFLLTYKLQQVERVTWRSTVWRRSEQGWQIVFHQGTVISS
- a CDS encoding MarR family winged helix-turn-helix transcriptional regulator, with product MFCYCAEARRVSRLLTAKYDAALAPVELTSAQFETLSVLHAMERCSGRVLAQKLMVDKTTLSRNLCGMIKAGLVAAKGSPDDARQAAYSLTPAGRRKLAKAQPLWQAVHEEISLQLGSHAASAEKVLQRMAAAL
- a CDS encoding pyridoxal phosphate-dependent aminotransferase, producing the protein MSKLRTSASAPITVQSEIRAMSVLCEQVGGINMSQGICDTDVPAVVMEGAKAAMDAGFNIYTRLDGIARLRDAVAADWSRRNGVHVDPEREVLITSGATGAFYCAARGLMDPGDEVILFEPMYGYHIYTLRGLGLEPVIAPLEYGTWALDVDALRAVITPKTRAIVLNTPSNPCGKVFTREELQAVADIAIEQDLFVLSDEIYEHFIYPGHTHISIATLPGMKERTVTISGFSKTYSVTGWRVGYLIADAKWIPAIGFFADTVYICAPAPFQHGCAAGLEFLPPSFYTELAAEHDRKRAQTVAALQDAGLTPHIPDGAYYIVADATPLHGTTAAEKARDLLARTGVAAVAGSAFFRKGGGENLLRFCFGKRDADLDEACERLRSLSSK
- a CDS encoding M20/M25/M40 family metallo-hydrolase is translated as MRSRFLTAFALAALAAVPSYAAGPAKKTSAQTNTVALAAHVHADMDFLASDTLHGRGSLTRDEHLAAQYCATVFEGLGLKPAGDDGTFLQKIPVDLTSRMNDRMKQRLATFEDTPRTETWNAIAMLPGSDPKLKSEVILLTAHLDHLGVLKEPKNGDAIYNGADDDASGTTAVLNLARVLAAGKAPKRTIVFALFGSEEMGGYGARGFLAHPPVPLESLVANLEFEMIGRPDAAVKEGTLWLTGYERSNLGPELAKHGANIVADPHPKEQFFMRSDNIALARQGIIAQTVSSFGLHTDYHQVSDELKTIDFTHMTAAIASMEGPVRWLADTNWKPTWNPGGKPDANTTRRPPAQQ
- the cobO gene encoding cob(I)yrinic acid a,c-diamide adenosyltransferase; the encoded protein is MTDAGTQRQGLFIIHTGAGKGKTTAALGTAMRAAGNGLRVLVLQFLKGSWHYGELDAAERFGSDLVIRQMGRGFVKVGGAETDPEDLRMVEEAWQEAVREMHSGEWDLIVLDEINYVIGYDMLNAEAVADALKERPQMLHVILTGRNAHPLLVELADTVTEMREVKHAYTRGILAQRGIEF
- a CDS encoding 23S rRNA (pseudouridine(1915)-N(3))-methyltransferase RlmH; translation: MAIQVTLLSVRPGAAHQPALESVAHDYLQRCGKTLPSTARVFRVEKMLMDFVGDEKRASAALFWIADLGGKSLDSVAFAERIREARDNGIRRLMLAIGPADGWSEEARKLADLRISLGAMTLPHELAWLVLSEQIYRASTILQGHPYHLGH